CCGATGGCGCCCCACGAAATCAGGTCGGCGATGAACTGGGGGCTGATCGTATCGAGAAACTCGGAGCCGACCGGAAGCCCGAGCTCGGCGAGCGCCAGGAGCAGCTCGCGCGCACGCCGCAGGCCGCGGTTGATGCGGAAGCTGCCGTCGAGAAACGGATCGTTGATCAGGCCTTTCCAGCCGACCGTCGTCCGGGGCTTCTCGAAGTAGACCCGCATCTGGATGGCGAGATCCCCGGCGAGCTTCTCGCGGTACGGGAGCAGCCGTTTCGCATAGTCGATCGCGGCGTCGGGGTCGTGGATCGAGCATGGGCCCACGACGACGAGCAGGCGGTCGTCCGTACCCCGGACAATGCTCGTCGCCTCGTCCCTGCCGGCGGCAACCACGGTCGAGCCGCGCTCGGTGATCGGAAGCTCTTCGAGCAGGATGGCGGGTGCGATCAGGGTGCGCAGCCCGGCGATACGCAGGTCATCGGTCTGGTGAAGCATCGCGCGAAGGAGTGCGGAACGCAGCGCCGGAAGTCAATTCGGCCCGCGCGAGTGCAGCCGGGAGTCGTGCGGGCAATTCAGCGGAGGGAAGACGTGCCGCGCCGTGGAACGGAGGCCGGCAGACCTCCGTTCCACTTTTCGCGGTTCGGGCTCACGCCCTGCACCTTGGAGTTCGGGCTCACGCCCTACACCTTGGCGCGCGTCACAGGGATCGGGTCAGACCTGGTCCTTGAGGGCCTTGAGCGGGCGGATGCGAA
Above is a window of Candidatus Limnocylindrales bacterium DNA encoding:
- a CDS encoding 3-deoxy-7-phosphoheptulonate synthase, whose protein sequence is MLHQTDDLRIAGLRTLIAPAILLEELPITERGSTVVAAGRDEATSIVRGTDDRLLVVVGPCSIHDPDAAIDYAKRLLPYREKLAGDLAIQMRVYFEKPRTTVGWKGLINDPFLDGSFRINRGLRRARELLLALAELGLPVGSEFLDTISPQFIADLISWGAIG